One segment of Herbaspirillum hiltneri N3 DNA contains the following:
- a CDS encoding surface-adhesin E family protein — MMKKWILMLSLVCAGAAHAENWRNVGGTDTSELSIDVDSIKESKGIREAWSMWNFKEARSNNDTSFPTLKSYRDLHQYNCKDASLKLTREIIFAENDGKGDKRDHSDALKNMPFVKPKPLSVGDAMVQVVCGYEIPK; from the coding sequence ATGATGAAAAAATGGATTTTAATGTTGTCTCTGGTATGTGCCGGTGCAGCGCACGCTGAAAACTGGCGGAACGTCGGTGGTACCGATACGTCCGAGCTCTCGATCGACGTCGATTCCATCAAGGAAAGCAAAGGCATCCGTGAAGCCTGGTCGATGTGGAATTTCAAGGAAGCGCGTTCCAACAACGACACCAGTTTTCCTACGCTGAAATCGTATCGGGATCTGCATCAGTACAATTGCAAAGACGCGTCTCTGAAACTCACACGTGAAATCATCTTCGCTGAAAATGACGGCAAGGGCGACAAGCGCGACCATTCCGATGCGTTGAAGAACATGCCATTCGTCAAACCAAAACCATTGTCCGTGGGAGACGCCATGGTGCAAGTGGTGTGCGGCTACGAAATTCCGAAATAA
- the lpoB gene encoding penicillin-binding protein activator LpoB encodes MMHTTARYAGLTLISALLFGCAQTGTPTVGNNVQYGDAKAVEQVTNEFGSTDLQTIAESMARSLGQSAAGYKSKPLVTIADVKNKTSEYIDTRSITDSIRVQLLKGGTMRFATDIVGMQNQTDELTRQNNTGLYKKSATAKVGKMEGAQFRIEGNITSIVKRSSNTTDVYYKFSLIMTNIESGTIEWADEKEIRKTSKR; translated from the coding sequence ATGATGCACACCACCGCCCGCTACGCCGGCCTCACTTTGATTTCCGCCCTGCTGTTCGGCTGCGCCCAGACCGGTACGCCGACTGTCGGCAACAATGTCCAGTACGGCGACGCCAAGGCGGTCGAACAGGTGACCAATGAATTTGGTTCGACCGACCTGCAGACCATCGCCGAATCGATGGCGCGTTCGCTGGGCCAATCGGCGGCAGGCTACAAGAGCAAGCCGCTGGTGACCATCGCCGACGTCAAGAACAAGACCAGCGAATATATCGATACCCGCTCGATCACCGACTCGATCCGTGTGCAGTTGCTCAAGGGCGGCACCATGCGCTTCGCCACCGACATCGTCGGCATGCAGAACCAGACCGACGAACTGACCCGCCAGAACAACACCGGCCTGTACAAGAAGTCCGCCACCGCCAAGGTTGGCAAGATGGAAGGCGCGCAATTCCGCATCGAAGGCAACATCACGTCCATCGTCAAGCGCAGCAGCAACACCACGGACGTGTACTACAAGTTCAGCCTGATCATGACCAACATCGAGTCCGGCACCATCGAATGGGCTGACGAGAAGGAAATCCGCAAGACATCCAAGCGTTGA
- a CDS encoding 5'/3'-nucleotidase SurE, with the protein MKLHQWQRYAALFFFSCSSGQLHAADILLTNDDGYDRGNIVAVYDALTHAGHRVLIAAPATDQSGRGGALTLGTKSIQHIVSPNKDINGVEGARDDAGLQLETGSGTPYTAVIFGLDILALQRWKKAPDLVISGPNYGNNTGAVTQASGTFNAALATLNRGIPSIAVSTAQTAPKSAGGSFPEPTTTDREVAAWLTAFVARLETGKAASGSEALLPAGIGLNINFPSFSAGQAMQLPVRQSRLGLASVGVEITGNQSGAYRYQFTNAAKVALSAGRKILDTAPLSEQNLIDTGAIAISPIQGTPQAFVAAEDSVRQRLPAFFQ; encoded by the coding sequence ATGAAACTGCACCAATGGCAGCGTTACGCCGCGTTGTTTTTCTTCTCTTGCTCTTCAGGGCAGCTCCATGCCGCTGATATTTTGCTTACCAACGACGACGGCTATGATCGCGGCAACATTGTCGCTGTCTACGACGCGCTCACGCATGCCGGACATCGCGTTCTGATTGCCGCTCCGGCAACCGATCAAAGCGGACGCGGTGGCGCGCTGACGCTCGGCACCAAAAGCATTCAGCATATTGTCAGTCCGAATAAAGATATCAACGGCGTCGAAGGTGCCCGCGACGACGCCGGCTTGCAACTCGAAACCGGCAGCGGAACGCCCTATACGGCGGTGATTTTCGGTCTCGACATACTTGCGCTTCAACGATGGAAAAAGGCACCGGATCTGGTCATCTCCGGTCCCAACTACGGCAATAATACCGGCGCAGTGACGCAGGCCTCCGGCACCTTCAATGCGGCACTCGCGACATTGAATCGGGGAATTCCTTCCATCGCAGTCAGTACTGCACAGACTGCACCCAAAAGCGCCGGCGGCAGTTTTCCTGAACCGACCACCACAGATCGCGAAGTTGCGGCCTGGCTGACGGCATTCGTGGCACGGTTAGAAACCGGAAAAGCAGCAAGCGGTTCCGAAGCGCTGCTTCCTGCCGGTATCGGCCTTAACATCAATTTCCCGTCATTTTCGGCGGGACAGGCAATGCAGCTTCCTGTGCGGCAAAGCCGGCTCGGCCTGGCATCGGTCGGAGTAGAAATCACCGGCAATCAATCCGGCGCTTATCGATATCAGTTCACCAATGCAGCGAAGGTCGCGCTATCTGCCGGCAGAAAAATTCTCGACACGGCCCCGCTCTCCGAACAAAACCTCATCGATACCGGCGCCATTGCGATCTCCCCTATTCAGGGAACGCCGCAGGCATTCGTGGCGGCTGAAGATTCGGTACGCCAGCGGCTGCCCGCGTTTTTCCAATAA
- a CDS encoding penicillin-binding protein activator LpoB — translation MPTSPSRMFNALLASLAFALTLTAPTLAQAQNLPKIAVTDLSYEEKVKEYFQYFEAREKHNNSYSANARASDSNLASSASMSERASSRGESSVIAASGTITTISRGELRKFTADIKGELLKSGSYRLVQGKPWTQQNTEKLFDIIDRIKKGYYPGADYVLFGTINNIDFRQESNPVQGSNAVSFSLALELVGEFSLINTRTYEIKAAFSAMGEGSDVRLANAAGTVISLNKSKVMQEVSRSLGDAVAAEMEAQFNPAGSSRSSRRIERQSETQQEQKTVIFK, via the coding sequence ATGCCGACATCGCCATCCCGGATGTTCAACGCGCTGCTGGCTTCGCTGGCGTTCGCGTTGACACTGACGGCGCCGACGCTTGCGCAGGCGCAGAATCTGCCCAAGATCGCCGTCACCGACTTGTCGTACGAAGAGAAGGTGAAGGAGTATTTCCAATACTTCGAGGCGCGCGAGAAGCACAACAACAGCTATTCCGCCAACGCGCGCGCCAGCGACTCCAACCTGGCGTCTTCGGCCTCGATGTCGGAACGCGCCTCGAGCCGCGGCGAGAGCTCGGTGATCGCCGCCTCCGGCACCATCACCACGATCAGCCGCGGCGAACTGCGCAAGTTCACCGCCGACATCAAGGGCGAACTGCTGAAGTCGGGCTCCTACCGGCTGGTGCAGGGCAAACCCTGGACGCAGCAAAACACCGAGAAGCTGTTCGACATCATCGATCGCATCAAGAAGGGTTACTACCCCGGCGCGGACTACGTGTTGTTCGGCACCATCAACAACATCGACTTCCGCCAGGAAAGCAATCCGGTGCAAGGTTCCAATGCAGTGTCGTTCTCGCTGGCGCTGGAACTGGTGGGCGAATTTTCGCTGATCAATACCCGCACCTATGAGATCAAGGCCGCGTTCTCTGCGATGGGCGAAGGCTCCGACGTGCGTCTGGCCAATGCCGCCGGCACGGTGATTTCGCTCAACAAGAGCAAGGTCATGCAGGAAGTATCGCGCTCCCTGGGCGACGCCGTCGCCGCCGAGATGGAAGCGCAGTTTAATCCTGCCGGCTCCAGCCGCAGCTCGCGCCGCATCGAACGCCAGTCGGAAACGCAGCAAGAACAGAAAACCGTCATCTTCAAATGA
- a CDS encoding YcfL family protein — protein sequence MNIKHALRAGALASALALGMQAMPAQAQTIASKIELLGAPASLEFTGLRMREQNGLLNVQAELTNRDNRQHTAYYRVKWMDETGFQVWDDEPWKPLLVNGEQKLTLQMVSPTTKARDFTIQFSATINKSLSTSDAPLMGH from the coding sequence ATGAACATCAAACACGCATTGCGCGCGGGGGCGCTGGCGTCCGCGCTCGCGCTCGGCATGCAAGCCATGCCGGCTCAGGCCCAAACCATCGCCTCCAAAATCGAGTTGCTTGGCGCTCCGGCGTCGCTGGAATTCACCGGCTTGCGCATGCGCGAGCAAAACGGCCTGCTCAACGTCCAGGCTGAACTCACCAACCGCGACAACCGCCAGCACACGGCTTACTACCGCGTCAAATGGATGGATGAAACCGGTTTCCAGGTGTGGGACGACGAACCGTGGAAACCGCTGCTGGTCAACGGCGAACAAAAGCTGACGCTGCAGATGGTCTCGCCGACCACCAAGGCGCGCGACTTCACGATCCAGTTCAGCGCCACCATCAACAAATCGCTGTCGACCAGCGACGCTCCTTTGATGGGACATTGA